The genomic region TTAAACGTATCGACAACAAGATCCATTCTGTCTGAAGGGGATGCGGGAGTCGTTATTGATACATTTGGAAGCTTTGTGATCGGGGATAACCCATTAGTTGGTTTCGTGATTTTCCTGATCTTAATTATTATCCAGTTTATCGTTATTACGAAAGGTTCTGAGCGTGTATCAGAGGTTTCCGCACGATTTACACTAGATGCGATGCCTGGTAAGCAAATGAGTATTGATGCTGACCTTAACTCAGGTTTAATTTCTGAACAGCAGGCAAAGGATCGCAGAGAAAAAATTGAACAGGAGGCAGACTTCTACGGTGCCATGGATGGTGCCAGTAAATTTGTTAAGGGTGATGCGATTGCAGGGATTGTTATTGTTATTATCAATATTATTTTTGGATTAATTATTGGTGTCGCTCAGATGGGCTTAACGTTTGGTGAAGCATCGAATCAATTTCTTCGCCTTACAGTTGGAGATGGACTTGTATCACAAATTCCGGCGTTATTAATTTCCACCGCAACAGGTATTGTTGTTACACGAGTAGCTTCTGAAGGAAATTTGGGGACCGATATTACAAATCAACTGCTGCGATTCCCTAAATTGCTATATGTGGCTGCCGTCACCATATTTATGTTCGGGCTTACGCCAATTAACTTTGGGTTAACGACTATGATTGCAGGTGTTCTGGCTTTCGGAGGATTTCAATTAAGTAAAACAAAAGCCGAAGAAAAGGGGGAAGAATGGCAGGAGGAAGAAGAAATCGAATCTCAGGATATGTCTTCTCCTGACAGCATAATACAAATGATTAGTCACGATCCGATTGAATTCGAGTTTGGTTATGCTCTGATTCCTCTGGCAGATGCGAACCAGGGAGGAGATTTACTGGACAGGGTTGTGATGATTCGTCGCCAGTTGGCCATAGAGCTGGGAATGGTTATCCCAGTTGTCCGGATACGTGACAATGTTCAGCTGAATCCTAATGAATACAGTTTAAAAGTAAAGGGGAATGAAGTAGCCAGAGGTGAGATTTACCTTGATCACTATATGGCCATGATGCCTGGAATTGAGGAAGAAGATCTCGATGGCATTGATACGATGGAACCTGCTTTTGGCTTGCCGGCAAAGTGGATTTCAGAGGATCTTAAAGATGAGGCCGAAATGCTGGGAGCAACTGTGGTAGACCCGCCATCTGTTGTATCCACGCATATTACAGAGGTTATTAAACAGCAGGCACATGAATTACTGGGCAGAGAGGAAACGAAGCAGTTAATCGATCACCTGAAAGAAAGTAATCCAATTCTTGTAGAGGAAGTTACCCCAGAGCCTTTATCCACTGGAGAAGTTCAGAAGGTTCTGGCCAAGCTTTTACGCGAGCAGGTATCCATCCGGAATTTGCCTGTCATTTTTGAAACCTTGGCTGACTTCGGTAAAATGACCAATGATACAGATCTTCTGGGAGAATATGCAAGACAGGCCTTAGCCAGTCAAATATCCAGTCAATATATAAATGATGATCAGGTATTAAAGGTGGTAACTTTATCAGGACAGGTAGAAAAACTTATTGCAGATCATGTTCAGCAGACAGAGCATGGCAGTTATTTAGCTCTTGATCCTGAATCCCAGCAAAAAATCATTCAATCTATTAATAAGGAAATCGAAAAGCTGTCATTACAGGAAGCTACACCCGTTCTTCTTTGCTCACCAGCGATTCGGATGTATGTGAAGCAGTTAATTGAGAGATTTCTCCCTCAAGTTGTGGTTCTTTCCTACAATGAAGTAGAACCATCTGTTGAGGTACAAAGTATAGGGGTGGTGAATAGCTAATGAAGGTTAAAAAATATACAGCTCAGACCATGCCGGAAGCCATGAAACAGGTTCGTAATGAACTGGGCAGTGATGCGGTGATTTTAAATTCAAAAATTGTCAAGCCTAAGGGGATTTTTGGGATCTTTAAGAAAAATAACATAGAAGTTATCGCTGCTATCGATCCAAATCCTCCATTGGAGAAAAAACAAAAGCCTTCGCAGCAGCCAAGGCATAATTTCAGTGAACGAAAGCCTCAAAACAACCAAACAGACCCATCCAGGCCCGATAAAAAGGTTTCTGATGAAGTCATTAGAGAACTTCGTGAATTAAGGGAGACGGTGACAATACAACAAAACTCAGCTGCTGGTTCACAGGACTACTTACCGACTCCAATTAATAAAGCTTATCAATATTTAATCAATCAGGAACTAAATGAAGAAACTGTGAGATTAATCATAGACCCTTTGTTGGAAAAGTATTATCTTCATAATAAACAGGTGAATGATCAGCTTATCTTTCAATGGTTAAAAGAAGAATTGGAAAAGCATTTGCAGCCTTATTCAAATGGTTTTAAAGAATTTTCGTCCAAAGTCATGTTTTTCGTAGGACCCACTGGTGTAGGAAAAACAACCACAATTGCCAAAGTAGCAGCAAAGGCTGTAGTGGAGGAAAAGAAGAAAGTGGCTTTTTTAACGACCGACACTTACCGTATTGGTGCGATTGATCAACTAAAAACCTATGGCAAGATACTGAACGTTCCTGTAGAAATTGCTTATAACCAGGATGATTTTCAGAAAGCTAAAGAAAAATTTTCAAATTTCGACATGATTTTAGTGGATACAGCAGGACGAAACTATAAACAAGTCGAATTTATAAAACAGTTGGAGGAAACTATCGATTTCGAACAGGATGATGAAATGTTTCTCGTGCTATCTGCTACAACAAAAAACAAAGAACTATCAGCTGTACTGCGGCAGTTTCATCAATTTCCGATTAAGAAACTTATTTTTACCAAATTAGATGAAACCTCGGAATATGGACCAATATTAAATATTATGAAGGAAGGAAATGCCGGTCTTGCCTTTTTATCCGATGGTCAGGATGTCCCGGATGATATAAAGGAAGGTTCAACGGAACAAATCATTTCCTTAATCCTTGGTGGTTGGAATCATGACTGATCAGGCGCAAAAGTTAAGAGAGCTGCTTAAAAAGAAGAAGGATATTAGAGAAGCTAAAACGATTGCCATTTTGAGCGGAAAAGGAGGAGTTGGAAAATCTAATTTTGCGCTTAATTTTGCAATTGGACTTCAGCAAAAAGGAAAAAGAGTTCTTTTATTTGATTTGGATTTTGGCATGGGTAATATTGATGTATTAATGGGAGTAACCCCAAAGAAGACAATCATTCAAATGTTT from Virgibacillus sp. MSP4-1 harbors:
- the flhA gene encoding flagellar biosynthesis protein FlhA yields the protein MKLKDLSVLSAVILIIVMLVIPLPGWILSVFILINITLALIVILVAMNTTEALEFAVFPSLLLLLTLFRLGLNVSTTRSILSEGDAGVVIDTFGSFVIGDNPLVGFVIFLILIIIQFIVITKGSERVSEVSARFTLDAMPGKQMSIDADLNSGLISEQQAKDRREKIEQEADFYGAMDGASKFVKGDAIAGIVIVIINIIFGLIIGVAQMGLTFGEASNQFLRLTVGDGLVSQIPALLISTATGIVVTRVASEGNLGTDITNQLLRFPKLLYVAAVTIFMFGLTPINFGLTTMIAGVLAFGGFQLSKTKAEEKGEEWQEEEEIESQDMSSPDSIIQMISHDPIEFEFGYALIPLADANQGGDLLDRVVMIRRQLAIELGMVIPVVRIRDNVQLNPNEYSLKVKGNEVARGEIYLDHYMAMMPGIEEEDLDGIDTMEPAFGLPAKWISEDLKDEAEMLGATVVDPPSVVSTHITEVIKQQAHELLGREETKQLIDHLKESNPILVEEVTPEPLSTGEVQKVLAKLLREQVSIRNLPVIFETLADFGKMTNDTDLLGEYARQALASQISSQYINDDQVLKVVTLSGQVEKLIADHVQQTEHGSYLALDPESQQKIIQSINKEIEKLSLQEATPVLLCSPAIRMYVKQLIERFLPQVVVLSYNEVEPSVEVQSIGVVNS
- the flhF gene encoding flagellar biosynthesis protein FlhF yields the protein MKVKKYTAQTMPEAMKQVRNELGSDAVILNSKIVKPKGIFGIFKKNNIEVIAAIDPNPPLEKKQKPSQQPRHNFSERKPQNNQTDPSRPDKKVSDEVIRELRELRETVTIQQNSAAGSQDYLPTPINKAYQYLINQELNEETVRLIIDPLLEKYYLHNKQVNDQLIFQWLKEELEKHLQPYSNGFKEFSSKVMFFVGPTGVGKTTTIAKVAAKAVVEEKKKVAFLTTDTYRIGAIDQLKTYGKILNVPVEIAYNQDDFQKAKEKFSNFDMILVDTAGRNYKQVEFIKQLEETIDFEQDDEMFLVLSATTKNKELSAVLRQFHQFPIKKLIFTKLDETSEYGPILNIMKEGNAGLAFLSDGQDVPDDIKEGSTEQIISLILGGWNHD